One Gloeothece verrucosa PCC 7822 DNA window includes the following coding sequences:
- a CDS encoding CHAT domain-containing protein, which translates to MISLSATSQQAQTILIANPNPVHQWRTSSGFQSFSLSSVEINPQSLLQQGIKAYQNREYQKAIMLWQQTVAAFAAKGDYLSQGLTLSNLSLAYQHLGEWQAAQEAINQSLKLLNTQADHSQNQAAVLGKIWNTQGRLYWQQGKLTDALNAWEKATYQYSLANHRQGILGTKLNQVKVLQALGLNVRSRETLIEIKENLKSIEDIILKADGFVQLGYSLREIGDFNQSQKVLEEGLTLSPNPDLQSTFLLELGNTQRSLAQKNLAIGKLKAAEGYINAALDYYQRAAQISTGNKQLLSLANQFSLLIDNRQWESAIKLIAPLEAKLSELAPSREAIYSRLNFAHSLSCLKQSIEYQDFSCTNSDYREQLASEKLMSKNNFNLPSWQTIAQIIASAIDQAQKLEDSSTTSAAIGQMGELYEINQQWKEAQKLTEKALLLLEEIQAPELRYRWEWQLGRLLKKQGDLTGAIAAYYAAVDSLQAVRGDLLNVNSEIQFAFRDQIEPVYRQLVDLLLTTNDHFQPSQENLKKAIQIIDDLQIAELENFLGCQLKSEIYLQPNLAEIEPTAAFIYPILLPDRVEVIVQLPGQPLTHHQVPVSQTIVKKAISRLRIAIVRRNAGEVTANATAIYQWLIEPMEKQLQTVADLKTLVFVLDGELKNVPLGVLYDAKTEQYLIEKKYALALLPSSNLFKPDLNNPKKFQVLAAGISEEVQAENRYFNPLNVTDELEEIKTIFPTKILLNRQFTSENLQDNLKQNHYSIVHLATHANFSSDPQETFILVHSSQETIGELLRPNDINNLLSHSEQTSSNRINLLVLSACQTALGDNRATLGLAGLAVRSGAEATLATLWQISDESTVQLMEIFYNQLKVLGSSKAQALHLAQQALLKQPKYQNPYYWAGYVLVGNWR; encoded by the coding sequence ATGATTAGTTTGTCTGCCACCAGTCAGCAAGCACAAACTATACTCATTGCCAACCCAAATCCGGTTCATCAGTGGAGAACCAGTTCCGGATTTCAATCGTTTTCTCTCTCCTCTGTCGAGATTAACCCTCAAAGTTTATTACAACAAGGCATAAAAGCCTACCAAAACCGAGAATATCAAAAAGCCATCATGCTTTGGCAGCAGACGGTTGCTGCCTTTGCCGCCAAAGGAGATTATCTCAGTCAAGGTTTAACACTGAGCAATCTTTCTTTAGCCTATCAACATCTTGGAGAATGGCAAGCCGCGCAAGAAGCTATTAATCAAAGTTTAAAACTTCTCAACACACAAGCAGATCACTCCCAAAATCAAGCCGCCGTTCTCGGCAAAATTTGGAATACCCAAGGCCGTCTCTATTGGCAACAGGGAAAGCTAACTGATGCTCTCAACGCTTGGGAAAAAGCCACCTATCAATATAGTCTAGCCAATCATCGACAAGGTATTCTGGGAACTAAACTCAATCAGGTAAAAGTTTTACAGGCATTAGGCTTAAATGTCCGATCTAGAGAAACTTTAATTGAAATCAAAGAAAATTTAAAGTCTATTGAAGATATTATTTTAAAAGCGGATGGATTTGTACAGCTTGGATATAGTTTAAGGGAAATAGGAGACTTCAATCAATCTCAAAAAGTGCTAGAAGAAGGGTTAACTTTATCCCCTAATCCAGATTTACAAAGTACGTTTTTGCTCGAGTTAGGAAATACCCAAAGATCTTTAGCCCAAAAAAATCTAGCGATCGGCAAATTAAAAGCAGCCGAAGGCTATATTAATGCCGCCTTGGATTATTATCAAAGAGCCGCTCAAATTTCCACTGGAAATAAACAGTTGCTCTCGTTAGCTAATCAATTTTCTCTATTAATTGATAATCGGCAATGGGAGAGTGCTATAAAACTGATTGCTCCTCTAGAAGCAAAATTGAGTGAACTTGCTCCCTCTCGAGAGGCAATTTATAGCCGCCTGAATTTTGCTCATAGTTTAAGTTGTTTAAAACAGAGTATTGAGTATCAGGATTTTTCCTGTACTAATTCTGATTATCGAGAGCAACTCGCATCAGAAAAACTCATGTCTAAAAACAACTTCAATCTTCCTTCTTGGCAAACCATTGCTCAGATTATCGCCTCGGCCATTGACCAAGCTCAAAAGTTAGAAGATTCATCCACAACATCGGCGGCTATCGGACAAATGGGAGAACTTTATGAAATTAACCAACAATGGAAAGAGGCTCAAAAACTCACTGAAAAAGCGTTATTGCTGTTAGAAGAAATTCAGGCCCCTGAGTTACGCTATCGTTGGGAATGGCAACTAGGGCGTTTACTGAAAAAACAAGGAGATCTCACAGGCGCAATTGCCGCTTATTATGCTGCGGTTGACTCTTTGCAAGCTGTTCGGGGTGATTTACTTAATGTGAATTCAGAAATACAATTTGCTTTTCGTGATCAGATTGAACCCGTGTATCGTCAGTTAGTGGATTTGTTATTAACAACCAATGATCATTTTCAACCTTCTCAAGAAAATTTAAAAAAGGCTATTCAAATTATTGATGACCTCCAGATAGCAGAATTAGAAAATTTTCTAGGTTGTCAACTTAAATCGGAAATTTACCTTCAACCAAATTTAGCTGAAATTGAGCCAACAGCCGCTTTTATTTATCCTATTCTTCTTCCCGACCGTGTGGAAGTAATTGTTCAGTTACCGGGACAACCCTTAACCCATCATCAAGTCCCGGTTTCGCAAACCATCGTCAAAAAAGCCATTTCTCGTTTGCGTATTGCCATTGTAAGACGCAATGCTGGGGAAGTAACTGCTAATGCGACAGCGATTTATCAATGGCTAATTGAACCAATGGAAAAACAACTACAAACTGTTGCAGATTTAAAAACATTAGTCTTTGTTTTAGATGGAGAATTAAAAAATGTTCCTCTTGGGGTACTTTATGATGCTAAAACCGAGCAATATTTAATTGAGAAAAAATATGCTCTTGCTTTACTGCCTAGCTCTAATTTATTTAAGCCAGATTTGAATAATCCTAAAAAATTTCAAGTTTTAGCGGCTGGTATAAGTGAAGAAGTTCAGGCAGAAAACCGTTATTTTAATCCTTTAAACGTTACGGATGAACTAGAGGAAATAAAAACGATTTTTCCCACTAAAATTCTTTTAAATCGTCAATTTACTAGCGAAAATCTTCAAGACAATCTTAAGCAAAATCATTATTCTATTGTTCATCTGGCCACTCATGCAAATTTTAGCTCAGATCCTCAAGAAACTTTTATACTGGTTCATAGTAGTCAAGAAACTATCGGTGAATTGTTAAGACCTAATGACATTAATAATTTACTTAGTCATTCCGAGCAAACATCTTCTAATAGAATTAATTTATTAGTCCTGAGTGCTTGTCAAACGGCTTTAGGTGACAATCGAGCCACTTTAGGATTAGCGGGATTAGCGGTAAGATCTGGGGCTGAAGCGACGTTAGCAACTCTGTGGCAAATCAGTGATGAGTCTACAGTTCAACTAATGGAGATATTTTATAATCAACTCAAGGTGCTAGGATCTAGTAAAGCTCAAGCCTTACATCTTGCCCAACAAGCACTGTTAAAACAACCCAAGTACCAAAATCCTTACTATTGGGCGGGTTATGTTTTAGTGGGCAATTGGCGTTAA
- a CDS encoding DUF928 domain-containing protein: MTQLLGLVKSLVLIGILEIVPTAIAATAAESQLPKPPNTGTPTGNPTPATTRSPVTCPKTDKPVTALIANNHKDYTTKEYPTLWFYIPYYSSGEIRQLEFVLLDGAERQTIYRTGVKLSQKPGFIAITVPANAQYALQPLKTYRWYLMLDCQNDPDDEPALVVNGWITRLAEGSTQANSLWYDKINDLAKDYFTDPNNQTIHENWVMLLQSLGYTWLIEEPLANSTLTTPLY, translated from the coding sequence ATGACTCAACTACTTGGACTTGTTAAGTCTCTAGTTTTAATAGGGATTCTAGAAATAGTACCAACCGCCATTGCAGCAACAGCAGCAGAAAGCCAATTGCCTAAACCTCCAAATACAGGAACACCGACAGGCAATCCCACACCAGCAACTACTCGTTCACCAGTAACTTGTCCGAAAACGGATAAGCCGGTAACAGCCTTAATCGCTAATAATCACAAAGATTATACGACCAAGGAATATCCCACCTTATGGTTTTATATTCCTTATTATTCTAGTGGCGAAATTAGACAGTTAGAGTTTGTCTTACTCGATGGAGCAGAACGACAAACTATTTATCGAACAGGCGTAAAATTAAGCCAAAAGCCGGGATTTATTGCCATCACTGTGCCGGCTAACGCTCAATATGCCCTTCAACCCCTGAAAACTTATCGTTGGTATTTAATGCTAGATTGTCAAAATGATCCAGATGATGAACCCGCTTTGGTGGTTAATGGTTGGATCACTCGTTTAGCTGAGGGTTCGACTCAGGCAAATTCTCTTTGGTATGATAAGATCAATGACCTTGCTAAAGATTATTTTACTGACCCCAATAATCAAACAATTCATGAGAATTGGGTCATGCTCCTACAATCTTTGGGTTATACCTGGTTAATTGAAGAACCTTTGGCTAATTCAACTTTAACGACTCCGTTGTATTAA